The following proteins are co-located in the Rheinheimera salexigens genome:
- the lgt gene encoding prolipoprotein diacylglyceryl transferase, whose product MSAGYITFPQIDPIIFSIGPIALRWYGLMYLIAFGLAWWLATRAANKPGSGWTEQQVSDLLFQGFVGVILGGRLGYVLFYQFDYFLQDPLYLFKIWTGGMSFHGGLIGVLVAMAWFAKRNNKAYLQLGDFVAPLIPLGLAAGRLGNFMNAELWGRPTDVPWAVLFPNAGPYARHPSQLYEFMLEGLVLFALIILYRRTNPPIGALGGLFLAGYGAARFTVEFYREPDAHLGVLSAGMSMGQWLSLPMIIIGLGIIGYGYWRRSQQKQQAV is encoded by the coding sequence ATGTCAGCAGGGTATATTACATTTCCACAAATTGATCCGATCATATTCTCAATAGGTCCCATAGCGTTAAGATGGTATGGCTTAATGTATTTAATTGCCTTTGGCTTGGCATGGTGGCTAGCAACCAGAGCGGCTAATAAGCCAGGTTCAGGTTGGACAGAGCAGCAAGTTAGCGACTTATTATTTCAAGGCTTTGTTGGTGTCATTCTAGGTGGTCGCTTAGGCTATGTATTGTTTTATCAATTTGATTACTTCCTGCAAGACCCACTGTATTTATTTAAAATATGGACCGGCGGTATGTCGTTTCATGGTGGCTTAATCGGCGTATTAGTGGCGATGGCCTGGTTTGCTAAACGTAATAATAAAGCCTATTTACAACTAGGTGACTTTGTCGCCCCGTTAATTCCATTAGGTTTAGCCGCAGGGCGTTTAGGTAACTTTATGAATGCCGAGCTATGGGGCAGACCAACAGATGTGCCTTGGGCGGTGTTGTTTCCTAATGCTGGCCCCTATGCACGGCACCCATCACAACTGTACGAATTTATGCTTGAAGGCTTAGTATTATTTGCGTTAATTATCCTTTATCGACGCACTAATCCACCCATTGGCGCTTTAGGCGGGTTATTTTTAGCCGGTTATGGCGCTGCTCGTTTTACCGTAGAATTTTATCGAGAACCGGATGCGCACTTAGGGGTGTTATCTGCCGGCATGTCAATGGGACAGTGGTTATCGTTACCAATGATAATCATCGGCTTAGGCATTATTGGCTATGGCTATTGGCGTCGATCTCAACAGAAACAACAGGCAGTATAA
- a CDS encoding bestrophin family protein, translating into MIVRDKPNLFQLFFTLRGSIVPLIFPQIVLIALLGTAVALTQEYFPSIFPSFTLAPLALLGVALSLFLGFRNNASYDRWWEARKQWGQLVVDARSLSRQLTTYITNDTDNGRQTQQLMVKLIIAFTHALRHHLRKSDPWTDITPYLPAAELVSLQRSKNLPDAILRLLGKYLAKAQEQGLLSDILSKCLDERITSMAQVQAACERIKHTPLPFAYMLLVHRTAYLYCFILPFGIVGTQGLFTPLFCAIVAYAFFGLDALSEELEDPFGLAANDLALTAMSRSIEINLLETLGETELPEPILPHNYLLQ; encoded by the coding sequence ATGATTGTTCGTGATAAACCCAATCTATTTCAGCTGTTTTTTACCTTACGCGGCTCTATCGTGCCATTGATATTTCCACAAATTGTGTTGATAGCGCTACTCGGAACTGCAGTAGCCTTAACCCAAGAGTATTTCCCTAGCATATTTCCCAGCTTTACTTTGGCACCCTTGGCGCTATTAGGTGTGGCCTTATCGTTATTTCTCGGTTTTCGTAACAATGCTAGCTATGATCGCTGGTGGGAAGCCCGCAAACAGTGGGGCCAACTTGTGGTTGATGCGCGCAGCTTGTCACGGCAGCTAACTACATACATAACTAATGATACAGATAATGGCCGACAGACCCAGCAACTAATGGTTAAGCTAATTATTGCGTTCACTCATGCTTTACGCCACCATCTACGCAAGTCAGATCCTTGGACTGATATTACGCCTTATTTACCAGCAGCTGAACTGGTCAGTTTACAGAGATCTAAAAACCTGCCCGATGCTATCTTGCGTTTACTTGGTAAATATTTAGCTAAGGCGCAAGAACAAGGCTTGTTATCAGATATTCTAAGCAAGTGCCTGGATGAACGAATCACCTCTATGGCTCAAGTGCAAGCCGCTTGTGAGCGGATTAAACACACGCCATTACCTTTTGCTTATATGCTGTTAGTGCATCGTACCGCTTATTTATACTGCTTTATTTTACCTTTTGGTATCGTCGGTACTCAGGGATTATTCACGCCGTTATTTTGCGCTATTGTCGCTTATGCTTTCTTTGGTTTAGATGCTTTAAGTGAAGAATTAGAAGATCCCTTTGGCTTAGCCGCGAATGACTTAGCCTTAACGGCTATGTCTCGCTCTATTGAAATAAACTTATTAGAAACTTTAGGTGAAACTGAGTTACCAGAGCCCATTTTGCCGCATAATTATTTGTTACAGTAA
- a CDS encoding DMT family transporter: MSWLFLFFGVAAEAMSHVALKQTEGFTKPVASVLVLLGHLAAFMFLAQAMKSMPVGIVHALWAGLAIVSVTILSALIYRQHLDLMTWFGMAMVAIGVVMINLSQGHHH, encoded by the coding sequence ATGAGCTGGTTATTTCTTTTTTTTGGTGTTGCCGCTGAAGCTATGTCCCATGTAGCGTTAAAACAAACCGAGGGTTTTACCAAGCCCGTTGCTAGTGTCTTGGTATTGCTAGGGCATCTCGCGGCCTTTATGTTTTTGGCTCAAGCAATGAAAAGTATGCCGGTTGGTATTGTGCATGCGTTATGGGCTGGGTTAGCCATTGTTAGTGTCACGATATTGTCTGCGCTGATATATCGCCAGCACTTAGATTTAATGACCTGGTTTGGTATGGCAATGGTAGCTATTGGTGTGGTGATGATTAACTTATCCCAAGGTCATCATCATTAA
- a CDS encoding PapB/FocB family fimbrial expression transcriptional regulator encodes MRNLIQGGESVARFKLLLQLTKISSEGVQDALQDYLCKGYSDTASAALNGVQLSNFNRALHKLNDVAAIIEQIKDLDWQHLKSVK; translated from the coding sequence ATGAGGAATTTAATCCAAGGCGGTGAAAGCGTAGCTAGGTTCAAACTGCTGTTACAGCTAACAAAAATAAGCAGTGAGGGCGTGCAAGATGCACTGCAAGACTACTTGTGCAAAGGATATAGCGACACAGCATCAGCAGCATTAAACGGTGTTCAGTTAAGTAACTTTAACCGGGCATTACATAAATTAAACGACGTTGCAGCAATAATCGAGCAAATTAAAGATTTAGACTGGCAGCATTTAAAATCAGTTAAGTGA
- the fghA gene encoding S-formylglutathione hydrolase, translating to MTIENISCNKSFDGWHKQYSHFSKTLNCQMRFAIYLPPSAGVNKKVPVLYWLSGLTCTDENFMQKAGAQRLAAELGIAIVAPDTSPRGDDVADDAGYDLGKGAGFYVNATQAPWNRHYQMYDYVVNELPDLIEELFPVSDKRSISGHSMGGHGALVIGMRNPQRYRSMSAFSPISNPMDCPWGKKALTAYLGTDESTWQAYDASLLMRKATDFVPVLVDQGGADDFLVEQLKPEVLQAAAKESGYPLQLAIHQGYDHSYYFISSFIEQHLRFHAEYLNK from the coding sequence ATGACCATTGAAAATATAAGCTGCAATAAAAGTTTTGACGGCTGGCATAAGCAATATAGCCACTTCTCTAAAACCTTAAATTGCCAGATGCGTTTTGCTATTTATTTACCACCCTCAGCCGGAGTCAATAAAAAAGTCCCGGTATTGTACTGGCTGTCAGGCTTAACCTGTACTGATGAAAATTTTATGCAAAAAGCCGGCGCTCAGCGTTTAGCTGCCGAACTCGGTATCGCCATAGTGGCACCCGATACGAGCCCACGCGGTGACGATGTTGCTGATGATGCAGGCTACGACTTAGGTAAAGGGGCAGGCTTTTATGTTAATGCTACCCAAGCGCCTTGGAACCGCCATTACCAAATGTATGATTATGTGGTAAATGAGCTACCAGATCTGATTGAAGAGCTGTTCCCAGTATCAGATAAACGTTCTATTTCTGGCCATTCTATGGGCGGTCATGGTGCTTTAGTTATTGGCATGCGTAATCCACAGCGTTATCGTTCCATGTCAGCCTTTAGCCCTATTAGTAATCCAATGGATTGCCCTTGGGGCAAAAAAGCTTTAACAGCTTATCTAGGCACTGATGAATCTACTTGGCAAGCCTATGACGCTAGCTTATTGATGCGCAAAGCCACTGATTTTGTGCCAGTTTTAGTAGACCAAGGCGGCGCGGATGATTTTCTGGTTGAACAATTAAAACCAGAAGTATTACAAGCAGCGGCCAAAGAGAGTGGTTATCCATTACAGTTAGCTATTCATCAAGGTTATGATCATAGCTATTACTTTATCTCTAGCTTTATCGAGCAGCATTTACGTTTCCATGCTGAATATCTCAATAAATAA
- a CDS encoding sulfite exporter TauE/SafE family protein: MLTVILITLVLGAVVGFLAGLLGIGGGLIIVPALVMLLPAYGIIAPENAMVVAIATSLASIIVTASSSVLAHHRRDNVPWSIATAVLIGAAIGATIVGYFAHNISDDILKRVFAVAVLLLALRSLGSRKTIGNKPLPSKGWLGFISAVLGGIASLLGIGGGALFVPLLNYFSVDMRRAIGCAAASGIAIAVFGSIGYVLAGWQHYSLAQGFIGYIYLPVLAGIVTTSIFMAPVGARITQRLPLLAIKRVFGVFLILVSVKMMFS, translated from the coding sequence TTGCTGACGGTTATTTTAATTACCTTAGTGTTAGGGGCTGTTGTGGGCTTCCTCGCGGGCTTATTAGGCATTGGCGGTGGGCTAATTATCGTGCCTGCGCTAGTTATGTTACTACCCGCTTATGGTATCATCGCGCCTGAAAATGCGATGGTAGTGGCAATTGCCACCTCATTAGCGTCTATTATCGTGACGGCGAGCTCGTCAGTATTAGCCCATCATCGTAGGGATAATGTGCCGTGGTCAATTGCTACGGCCGTGCTAATTGGTGCCGCTATTGGCGCAACAATAGTGGGTTATTTTGCCCATAATATTAGCGATGATATTTTAAAACGGGTATTTGCTGTAGCGGTGTTATTGCTCGCGTTACGCTCGTTAGGTTCGCGAAAAACCATTGGTAATAAGCCCTTACCTAGCAAAGGTTGGTTAGGCTTTATATCTGCCGTTTTAGGTGGTATTGCTAGCCTACTTGGAATTGGTGGCGGCGCATTATTTGTACCACTACTAAACTATTTTTCTGTTGATATGCGTCGGGCCATTGGCTGTGCCGCAGCTTCAGGTATTGCTATTGCCGTGTTTGGTTCCATTGGCTATGTGTTAGCGGGTTGGCAACATTATTCTTTAGCACAAGGTTTTATTGGCTATATTTATTTGCCCGTATTAGCCGGCATAGTAACAACCTCCATTTTTATGGCACCAGTAGGGGCACGGATAACGCAGCGACTGCCGCTATTAGCGATTAAACGGGTTTTTGGGGTGTTTTTAATTTTAGTCTCAGTCAAGATGATGTTTAGTTAA
- a CDS encoding helix-turn-helix transcriptional regulator produces the protein MQLIKLPDVLKKVPVSKTTWYAMVKSGEAPAPFKLGARSVAWSEQQIDEWIKTRERIASNVGILQS, from the coding sequence TTGCAACTAATAAAATTGCCTGACGTATTAAAGAAAGTACCGGTAAGTAAAACCACTTGGTACGCCATGGTAAAAAGTGGCGAAGCGCCAGCGCCATTTAAGCTAGGCGCCAGATCTGTAGCATGGTCAGAACAGCAAATTGACGAGTGGATTAAAACACGTGAGCGCATAGCAAGTAACGTTGGAATATTGCAGTCATAA
- a CDS encoding FlgO family outer membrane protein, whose protein sequence is MKPITFSLTLSLAALLLTACTSSTTPATSKEATAQAPSEVGVDTDNTLLTVNTYSQALVYQLVAHWQQTDPSAMVAVTDFSYVDSGLEQASILSNHLNEAMMHDLHTFGVPVLDYKATDYIRVTEQGDFVLSRNYQELSGELPIRYVVTGTMTQHQQGMLINARLVRIDNKQVMSVARTFIPEAVVSAIIRHTEQATLQLTQG, encoded by the coding sequence ATGAAGCCGATAACTTTTTCTCTTACCCTGTCTTTAGCGGCACTGCTATTAACGGCTTGCACATCATCCACGACTCCAGCCACTTCTAAAGAAGCTACAGCTCAAGCGCCAAGCGAGGTTGGTGTCGATACCGATAATACCTTACTTACGGTAAATACGTACTCGCAAGCGTTAGTTTATCAGTTAGTTGCCCATTGGCAGCAAACCGACCCCTCAGCCATGGTCGCGGTAACCGACTTTAGTTATGTTGATTCGGGGTTAGAGCAAGCCAGTATTTTAAGTAATCACTTAAACGAAGCCATGATGCACGACCTGCATACCTTTGGTGTGCCCGTGCTAGATTATAAAGCCACCGATTATATCCGCGTAACAGAGCAGGGCGACTTTGTGTTAAGCCGTAATTACCAAGAGCTAAGCGGCGAGCTACCTATTCGTTATGTCGTTACCGGCACCATGACTCAGCATCAGCAAGGCATGCTAATTAACGCTCGTTTAGTACGTATAGACAACAAACAAGTCATGTCAGTCGCCCGCACCTTTATTCCAGAGGCCGTTGTCAGCGCTATTATCCGCCATACTGAACAAGCAACCTTGCAGTTAACGCAAGGCTAA
- a CDS encoding S-(hydroxymethyl)glutathione dehydrogenase/class III alcohol dehydrogenase — protein sequence MKSKAAIAWGPKQPLSIEEIDVMLPRKGEVLVKVIASGVCHTDAFTLSGDDPEGIFPVVLGHEGGGIVEQIGEGVTSVQVGDHVIPLYTPECGECKFCLSGKTNLCQKIRETQGKGLMPDGTTRFYKDGQPIFHYMGCSTFSEYTVLPEISLAKVNKEAPLEEVCLLGCGVTTGMGAVMNTAKVEEGATVAVFGLGGIGLSAVIGATMAKASRIIAIDINESKFELARKLGATDCINPKDYDKPIQDVIVELTDGGVDYSFECVGNVNLMRSALECCHKGWGESVVIGVAGAGQEISTRPFQLVTGRVWRGSAFGGVKGRTELPDYVERYLAGEFKLSDFITHTMGLEDINHAFELMHKGESIRTVIHFDK from the coding sequence ATTAAATCAAAAGCCGCCATCGCCTGGGGGCCAAAGCAGCCATTATCGATTGAAGAAATCGATGTCATGCTACCACGTAAAGGTGAAGTGTTAGTTAAAGTAATAGCCTCAGGCGTATGTCATACCGATGCTTTTACTTTATCAGGTGATGATCCAGAAGGTATTTTTCCTGTGGTATTAGGCCATGAAGGTGGTGGTATCGTTGAACAAATTGGTGAAGGTGTCACTAGCGTTCAAGTTGGCGATCATGTTATTCCGCTATACACCCCAGAGTGTGGTGAGTGTAAATTCTGTTTATCAGGCAAAACCAACCTGTGCCAAAAAATACGTGAAACCCAAGGTAAAGGCTTGATGCCAGATGGCACTACGCGCTTTTATAAAGATGGCCAGCCAATCTTCCATTATATGGGCTGTTCAACCTTTTCTGAATACACCGTTTTGCCTGAAATTTCATTAGCGAAGGTTAATAAAGAAGCGCCACTAGAAGAAGTGTGTTTATTAGGTTGTGGTGTCACTACCGGTATGGGCGCAGTAATGAACACGGCCAAAGTAGAAGAGGGCGCTACCGTTGCCGTCTTTGGTTTAGGCGGTATTGGTCTATCAGCGGTTATCGGTGCCACTATGGCCAAAGCTAGCCGGATAATCGCGATTGATATTAACGAAAGTAAGTTTGAACTGGCCAGAAAATTAGGCGCTACAGACTGTATTAACCCGAAAGATTACGACAAGCCGATTCAAGACGTTATTGTTGAACTCACTGATGGCGGTGTTGATTACTCGTTTGAATGTGTGGGTAACGTAAACTTAATGCGCTCAGCGTTAGAGTGTTGCCATAAAGGTTGGGGTGAGTCGGTTGTTATTGGTGTCGCTGGTGCCGGTCAAGAAATTTCAACCCGTCCATTCCAATTAGTCACCGGTCGAGTATGGCGCGGTTCTGCTTTTGGTGGCGTTAAAGGTCGTACCGAGTTACCTGATTACGTAGAGCGTTATTTAGCCGGTGAGTTTAAGTTAAGTGACTTTATTACCCATACTATGGGTTTAGAAGACATTAACCATGCTTTTGAACTAATGCACAAAGGCGAAAGTATCCGCACCGTTATCCACTTCGACAAATAA
- a CDS encoding tetratricopeptide repeat protein, producing the protein MLVPDAVSLPNEVLNNLDAMVDLDNITLTNQNLLSSSDIASLEEQISKVQNDSIKLALKAIVQINIDKNIAEAKKIFHRSILLDSTEPASWLHFANYLWARGYPSESYAILVESLNYIHDQVLISSLCSKAAHFRDLDTISYCFNLIDKHGNMSSYDPQKITNLMRFYTEALKTNERLGVDSKRISELAIGVFDLLGKNGFIVKSVQTNVNDPDCIPFFVTVDAKEGKRYFDLNMEIADYLIDQDATCEKVSFFVSEFN; encoded by the coding sequence ATGCTCGTACCAGATGCAGTTAGTTTACCTAACGAAGTTTTAAATAACTTAGACGCAATGGTTGACTTGGATAATATAACTTTAACTAACCAAAATTTACTTAGTAGCAGTGATATCGCTTCATTAGAAGAACAGATAAGCAAAGTCCAAAATGACTCGATAAAACTTGCCTTAAAAGCAATAGTTCAAATTAATATTGATAAAAATATTGCTGAAGCAAAAAAGATTTTCCATAGGTCTATATTATTAGACTCAACTGAACCTGCTTCGTGGTTACATTTTGCTAATTACCTTTGGGCTAGAGGTTACCCTAGTGAGTCTTATGCAATTCTTGTTGAATCGCTAAATTATATCCATGATCAAGTTCTTATAAGTTCACTTTGCTCTAAAGCCGCGCATTTTCGCGACCTTGATACAATAAGTTATTGTTTTAACTTGATTGATAAGCACGGTAATATGAGCTCTTATGACCCTCAAAAAATCACTAATTTAATGCGTTTTTATACCGAGGCATTGAAAACGAATGAAAGGCTTGGGGTGGATTCAAAAAGGATATCTGAATTAGCCATTGGTGTATTTGATTTGCTTGGTAAAAATGGTTTTATTGTAAAGTCGGTCCAGACCAACGTTAATGATCCTGATTGCATACCTTTTTTTGTGACTGTTGATGCAAAAGAGGGCAAGCGGTATTTTGATTTAAATATGGAAATAGCAGATTACTTAATAGATCAAGACGCAACATGCGAAAAAGTTAGTTTTTTTGTAAGCGAGTTTAATTAA
- a CDS encoding MT-A70 family methyltransferase — protein sequence MNKQYNIIYADPPWSFNSKNTGGSMKSGAAAKYDTMTLEQMKALDVPAICAPDCVLVMWYVSSQPQEALDLVKAWGFTIKNMNAFIWQKLTTNLMPHFGMGYWTRAGAECALIAVRGKPKAANRAIRQVRAEMLGQHSEKPSIYRDEIVNLCGDVPRLEMFARTAAAGWDVWGNEIESSLDINQVKTA from the coding sequence ATGAACAAGCAATACAACATCATCTATGCTGATCCTCCATGGTCATTCAATAGCAAAAATACAGGCGGAAGCATGAAGTCTGGTGCTGCAGCTAAATACGACACTATGACGCTTGAGCAAATGAAAGCGCTTGATGTACCCGCTATATGTGCTCCTGATTGCGTTTTAGTTATGTGGTACGTAAGCAGCCAACCACAAGAAGCTTTAGATTTAGTTAAAGCTTGGGGCTTTACCATAAAAAACATGAATGCGTTTATCTGGCAAAAGCTAACAACCAATTTAATGCCCCACTTCGGCATGGGTTACTGGACTCGCGCTGGTGCAGAGTGCGCGTTAATTGCTGTTCGTGGCAAACCAAAAGCGGCTAATAGAGCTATTCGCCAAGTGCGCGCTGAAATGCTAGGTCAACACTCAGAAAAACCATCAATTTACCGTGATGAAATAGTGAATCTTTGTGGTGATGTTCCACGGCTAGAAATGTTCGCAAGAACAGCTGCAGCTGGTTGGGACGTTTGGGGCAATGAGATTGAAAGCTCTTTGGATATTAACCAGGTTAAAACAGCATGA
- a CDS encoding thymidylate synthase has protein sequence MKQYLDLCQRIIDQGVWVDNKRTGVRCLTLINADLEYDVGANAFPLLTTRKSYYKAAIAELLGYIRGYDNAADFRAIGCNTWNANANDNAAWIKNPNRKGTDDMGRVYGVQGRTWQKPDGTFLDQFKKVVDNLSQGIDDRAEIITFYNPGEIELGCLRPCMHTHNFSLLDGTLYLTSYQRSCDVPLGLNFNQVQCFVLLALMAQITGHKAGKVFHKIVNAHIYENQLTLLQDVQLKREPLPLPRLHLNPKIKTLQDIETWVTTADFELEGYQSHEAISYPFTV, from the coding sequence ATGAAACAATATTTAGATCTTTGTCAGCGCATTATTGATCAAGGCGTCTGGGTAGATAATAAACGAACTGGGGTTAGATGCTTAACCTTAATTAATGCTGATTTAGAATACGATGTTGGTGCTAATGCGTTTCCATTATTAACCACGCGAAAAAGCTATTACAAAGCCGCTATTGCTGAATTGCTAGGTTATATTCGTGGCTACGATAACGCGGCAGATTTTAGGGCTATTGGCTGTAATACTTGGAATGCTAATGCCAATGACAATGCCGCTTGGATAAAAAACCCTAATCGTAAAGGCACTGACGATATGGGCCGAGTTTATGGTGTGCAAGGCCGAACTTGGCAAAAACCGGATGGCACTTTTTTAGATCAGTTCAAAAAAGTAGTCGATAACTTAAGCCAAGGAATTGATGACCGCGCTGAAATTATCACTTTTTATAATCCAGGGGAAATTGAATTAGGTTGCTTACGGCCCTGTATGCATACCCATAACTTTTCATTATTAGACGGCACCTTATATTTAACTTCATACCAACGTAGTTGTGATGTGCCACTGGGCTTAAATTTTAATCAAGTACAATGCTTTGTGTTATTAGCCTTAATGGCGCAAATTACTGGTCATAAAGCCGGTAAAGTGTTTCATAAAATAGTTAATGCCCATATTTATGAAAATCAGCTAACGCTGTTGCAAGATGTGCAGCTTAAACGTGAGCCATTACCACTACCGCGTTTGCATCTTAACCCTAAAATTAAAACCTTACAGGATATAGAAACCTGGGTCACCACCGCGGATTTCGAACTGGAAGGCTATCAAAGCCACGAAGCCATAAGTTATCCGTTTACGGTTTAA
- a CDS encoding FlgO family outer membrane protein — protein sequence MTTSLIKGGGMKALKCAVILGISWLLVSCSLVNSAANSAQQPANTLDAYSQLLALNLLSQLPANNGMSADKPRIAVSSFVPVNSFSLEQVDETEKQMANQLSESMLSQIKQQGFDVYDYRLRDQLALKSDHEQALSRQITAIANSSLADTLLVGTYSLLAEGVMLNTRLISVKNKRVLAASSQLVPSDIFWQQQRVLQQGNKLYRTNLTGAVK from the coding sequence ATGACAACCTCATTAATTAAGGGTGGCGGTATGAAGGCACTAAAATGTGCAGTGATTTTAGGTATCAGTTGGTTGTTAGTCAGTTGTAGTCTGGTTAATTCTGCCGCTAACTCAGCACAGCAACCAGCAAACACGCTAGATGCTTATAGCCAGCTATTAGCGCTAAATTTATTAAGTCAGTTACCTGCTAATAACGGGATGTCAGCGGATAAACCGCGCATTGCCGTTAGCTCATTTGTGCCGGTGAATAGTTTCTCATTAGAGCAAGTCGATGAAACTGAAAAGCAAATGGCCAATCAGTTAAGTGAAAGTATGCTCAGCCAAATTAAACAGCAAGGCTTCGATGTTTATGATTATCGCTTGCGCGATCAGTTAGCGCTAAAGTCAGATCATGAACAAGCGTTATCACGGCAAATAACGGCTATAGCCAACAGCAGTTTGGCCGATACCTTATTAGTGGGCACTTATAGCTTGCTAGCCGAAGGTGTGATGCTAAACACCCGCTTAATTTCTGTTAAAAATAAGCGAGTATTAGCAGCCAGCAGTCAGTTGGTGCCAAGCGATATTTTTTGGCAGCAGCAACGCGTGCTGCAACAGGGTAACAAGTTGTACCGTACTAATTTAACCGGAGCTGTAAAATGA
- the ssb gene encoding single-stranded DNA-binding protein, with protein MLSRGINKVILIGNLGQDPEVRYMPQGGAVANFTIATSESWTDKATNEKKEQTEWHRIVIYNRLAEIAGQYLKKGSKVYIEGKLKNRKWTDKEGVERYTTEIVVNELQMLDGAPQQNQSQQQGSYQQQQQQSGYQQASVVLGPRSNTGYNNNRR; from the coding sequence ATTTTGAGCAGAGGCATAAACAAAGTAATTTTAATTGGCAACTTAGGTCAAGATCCGGAAGTGCGTTATATGCCACAAGGTGGTGCTGTCGCTAATTTTACTATAGCAACGTCTGAAAGTTGGACCGACAAAGCAACCAACGAGAAAAAAGAGCAAACCGAATGGCACCGCATTGTTATTTATAATCGGCTAGCTGAAATAGCAGGCCAGTACTTAAAAAAAGGCAGTAAGGTTTATATTGAAGGTAAATTAAAAAACCGAAAATGGACTGATAAAGAAGGCGTTGAACGCTACACCACTGAAATTGTAGTCAATGAACTGCAAATGCTAGACGGTGCGCCGCAACAAAACCAAAGCCAGCAGCAAGGTAGTTATCAACAACAGCAGCAACAATCTGGCTATCAACAAGCGTCAGTTGTATTGGGTCCAAGGTCTAATACTGGTTATAACAATAACCGTCGTTAA